GAAAGGTGTATTATGTGTTGTCCTGCCACCGTTTTTTAACCGTAATTATAGGGAAATATTGAGCACAATATTCAAAGATTATTACATTCTGTGATTGTACactaaaatactattttgtaTCCAAATGGAATTTAATCAAGCATCTTTACATGAGTGGCTTATTTCAATTTATgtggatgaatgaatgagatgttttatgaaaagaaaagctttgttCTCTTGTGGTCAGGTTTTTATTGAGACAGATTTGGACATTTTCTAAGTCATGCAGTTGAGCTTTTCTGCCAGCTCTACGTCCAATGGAAAGCAAAGTTCAAATTTTGATTTCAGGAGAGATGATGTGGAGGATGGTTCTgactcacacatgcacattcTGTACACGTGCACAGGTGCTTGCACTTGGTAAATATTTCATGGCTTGAACAACAGGACTGGAACAGGTTTAAAGGCTGTCACGGAGGCCTGGGAAGCCCAGCTTTGATCAGCCATTCAGGGTGGAGAGCAAGAGCAGGATGAACAAGCATAGCTTTGTACTGGAGGGGAGATGAGAGAATGAGACGGTCCAAGAGTCATGGCTGGTGATGGGGGGGGGTATGAGGAGGTGGAGTGGGtggagctgtttgtttgtgaaggaacatatgcaaatgaggaagagagaaatggaaagaagaaaaaatgtacAGAGAATGGAgtgatttattcataaaaagacaaaaataacacagCAGTGGGTTAAAGGCAGTGAGACGAGACAGAAGGAGAGCAATAAGCCATGACTTCTTCAGAATAATTAACAATGGTAAGGTGGCATTTGCTCCCAACAGTAGACCCTGTCATGTTAGCTCTACCTTCAGGCCAGAAAACAAGTCTGATAACCTGTGACATGGAAGTTCATTTACTTCACATGTTAATGAAATAATTAGTGGCAGAAAGTAATTCACTAAATGTATGCAAATATTGTATTTAAGTATATTTTTTAGGATACTTGTACTTTGAGTGTTTCAGGTCTTTTGCTAAATTACACTTTTACCCACCCACCATTCACACTTATTAGGTTGCTATATTAATCGAAGGATTAAAAGTTTAAccattagattaaaaaatatgGCTTTCAAATGACAGAAACCAATAATTCCTAACattcatttgaatttttgttgcttaaaacatttatttagttgtaCTTCAGGTGGTTATGGGGCATCAGCAGTTGAATCTaatggagtttttatttttcagcaaagGCTCATATGATCCAATGTCTCATGAAATATCAAAGATTAAACAAAGCTTAAAAACCTTGAAGCagatttgtgaataaaaaaaacaatattttctttcctttagtATTATTCACAGCACAacttctgatttattttgaatttttaaaagattttttacatACAGTATCTGTTCATGTATTAGTTTAAACCAGctgcagtgaaaaacaaaacatttagccTTATTGAACGTTTCTCATGTTTTGGCAGCTTATTTGCACAGCATGTGAAAGACATTTCCCCTCTTTGCTGTTTTATAATAACAGCCCATTAACTTCTTGATTAAAGGTCCTGAGAGCTGGTGGCACAAAGACTTGTGTTATAAATTGGGGCTTAACAAAGACTGGTTGAGCGTGTGTTACCACATTGTGACTACAGCTGATGTCAGGGGTAATAGGTGTTACCAGGTGATGAATGGGCTTATGTCGGAGCACAACAATGCACAACCACAATTTAAAAGTAATGATGCAGGGAGAACAGGGTTATTCCACCTGTCGTTTTTATTCCGAGTTGATTGAACGACCCATTGCATGCTCCAGCAGACCATAACTCCAACCAGACAGGCTTGACCTCTGACAGCAGCCATCAGTTAGCTTGGCTCAATGTCCAGGACAGACAGAAGTGGTGAGAAATAGTGTATAAACATAGTGGAGGTTCTTTTAAAGAGGCTGTCTGTAAAGTATGGTAGTTTACTGTATTGAGTTAAGTATTGCATTGATAGACAAAACATCAACAGGGTCTCTCTACATTTACAGGAAGTAACAATACATACACAATCATTCCCCAGCATCTGATTGAAAAGCTGAGCCTTCTGTGCCTGAACATCTCCCTTTGCAGATGGATCCTGGAATTTCCAAGAGACTTTACTCAGTCCAGATCCTGCAACATGTGCACAACTCGAACCATATCAAGTTTACTGATGACATTGTGTTTGGTCCCATCAACAAGAGTGATGGCTCAGCAGGGCAGAGAAGAGGTGCAATGGCTGCTTCAAGGTCAACAACCTATCTTTGAGCAAAACAATATTTGCTTATTAACTTTAGGAGACAACGGAGTGATGAGTTCCTATTGAACAGTGTCAGATTATTTGTGGAAATTGTCAAGAACATCTGAGAGAAGAACTTCCTGCTCTCTCCAATGTTGTCTTGACAtatgtacatttttctttttaaattatgcaCCATGGTCTTGGTGGAACATAGGTTTGTTTCACtatgtactgtattttctgtataTAGTTGAAATGTCAATGAAAGGCTCTTAAATCCTTGTAGGTGGCTTGTAGAAAATTGTCACCCTTATTCCATAGATATTTTTTGAGTGGAGGCAGTGTCAGATTAACAATTCTGTTTGATATCAGACCAATTTAACCATATCTTGTGACCTTGCTTAGCGGGATGTTTCAGTTGTGGAACTTTAGGTTATTACATTATGAATTATACATTTTACCCACATGATGACTGAAAATGGCTTTTCGTACTTTGGACATTCAAAATAAGAGGCCCTTGAGATTTAATGCAAAAATGAATCTTAAAGTTTACAACAGGttgaaataaatctgtaaatggAGTTTTTATGGTATTTCCTAGAGAGCTGTAAAGAAAGTTTGGACAGTCAACGAAAGAAGAAATCAATGCTTCTGTCATATGAACGATGATTCATAGACTTGACACATAAGTACTACAAGTGCTTCggactttgtttttcattgaatTAAAAGCGAAAAAGCTATATTTTTCTAGCCTCTGCCTCAATATGCTTCAGCATGTCTGGGGCTGTTTCTTCCAGGCAATAAATTTTTCTTCCATTAAATTGCATCCTAACCTGTGGCAGAATTTccctagataaaaaaaaatgctttctgcTGTAAGTGTacaacagctgctggaggagtCCCATTCCAGGTCATTGATTTCTGTCTGAGAATGTTATATTGGAGGCAATGCAAAACGTCTCATAACATATTCTGTTAAAGTCTATGAAGACTGACAACCTTCTGCCCTGCTCCACCTTATAATGCCAGTTGTCTAAAGATCCATGAATCCATAAAAAAACTAAGTCTACTCATCTGAAGGAATGGACCAACTACCTTAAATAATGTAGAGCTGGTAATTACATACCATcaataattaacatttaattaGCTATCATTCACATGTCCCACAAATGGGTTTAAAATGAACAAGGCATAAGGTATGAAGTCCATTTTTCCCACTTCATAATTTATGAGTCCATACATTCATTGCAGTAGAAattagtgtctgtgtgtggccAAATGCTTTCTGATTGTCTGCAAGTgagtgtatctgtgtgtgtcttccCCCTGAGGCTTGTTTCTAATCACAGCTAGCTGATGCAAAGAGAAGGAGGGGTCTGGGGGGAGAACAGCTCCAGGCAGTGATCAGTACAGGCAAGGCCATCCCATCCATCTGGAGGATCAGCACACTCtacacattttgtgtgttttagtgtgtgtgtgtgtgtgtgtgcagaataTATGACAAACATGTCGACACAGACATGGACGAAGATAAATACACAGACTGCACTTAGTTCATGGACCTTCTaggtaaaacaaaatgctgGGTATCTCTAGAATGATCTGCAAAGGCTCAGTAAAAGCAATCCAATTTACTGTCAAGGTATCACTTTGTAACATAAAAGCACAACCAAGACAACTATAAAAGCATATGGGCTCTCCTAACACTGTGAAATGGCCTACATTCCACAGAGAAACCAAAGCTGCAATTCTGATTCAgttttttgagtttgtgtgttcatgtgtgccGAAACAGTGACTGTCAGGTTGATTTATGTCCTACCATTGCCACCAGTTCTAACAGTATACATGAGCCTACCTTTGTCCCTCTGAGGCTCCATGCAGCCCTCTCCTGTCTGCACTCAGACTGTCTTTTTCTTCCACCAATTTAGTGTTCTCTCATATTTTTTAGCCTCTTTCATGCTATCATTGAGTAATCTGTTTCTCTCTTCGCCTGCTGTTCCTCTGCAGAGACACCCCGGAGTTTTACTGCAGGGTATGGTGCACCactcacaaaataaaaggtgaaattGACTGCATAGATTTTTGTAAACTGAGCTAAACAGTGAGAACTAATATAACCTTCAGCTGCCACCTTATACTGCAGATAAAAATGTCTCAggtattattttttgttttttatgccaTTTTCGTTGGCAGCATATTGTTTTCAAGAATATTATTGATGTTGCAGTTTGACCAATCATTCTTTTCCCATCTATTTGCTTTATCCTGTTCAAGACTGCAAAAGGCTGCACTTACCTACCAACAACCAATTATCCAAACATGTAGTTCTTTTGAGGAAACTAAAACAGACAGTGGAAATTCATGCATAGGCTGAGAAAACTTCCTGTAGTTAGTTCCTTTTATCGATTCAACGACCCTCTCCTGCTCTTCCTTATCCTGCCTGTCACTCCAAACGTTATCAGTGATAACGttgctctccagctcctctgtACGACTCACCACCTGCCCTTCAGTACCTGCCTGTTGATGCACGAACGTTGGGACTGACAACGATTTGCAGGCTACAACAAAAATGTCAGAGATTCTTAATACAACTGACATTCAGCTTCCAAATTTTAAGGTTCTTTTCTTGCACTCTGTCTCACAAGTTCAAAATTGAAAGCCGTGTCAGATGGCAACACAACTTAAATTGTGTTGGCAGCAATATCTGCTAGTCTTAGACCTACAAGCTCAACACAGTGCCAAactgttttttcatttaatcaatCAAAGACCACAGGAGCTTTTACTGTGGTATTTAGCtgcacagaaattaaaataatgttaagaAGAATGCAGCTTCAGGCAGTTATCTGCAGATCAGTTATAAAAATGGGAAGCCTTTCAGTCTTCTAATAGAAAAGACATTGGTTCAGACATGTGGTTGCACAATTAAGCATGACAAATCTCAATCAGCCTAAATGACTGTAATGcgttgtcttatttttttatacatacaaGGTTTAGATACAGACAATTAGTTAGCAGTAATTCCTTCAAAAGTTAGCACAATATTTTGGTCAATGTGTTTGGTGCCTGCTGGTAAATCTGGTAAATCAGGTAAATGGTCTGCCCGTGTTTAGCCAAAAAAGCACCCTCGTCACAGGAAGTTCAGTTTGACTGAAGCAAGAGTACACTGTCACATGTTCCATCCTTGTGTTGTCCACAAATGAGCTCACCTAATTGGCTTGGACTGATCCAGCCTGGCCAGAGctaatggcttttaaaaaaggcaatatTTGGCCAATTAACTGCCCGATTTGCATCCAACTCTAACATTCTCATTATAATTTTGCATATTAAACAGTTCTGTGCTCTGCTGCTTAAAAGATTtgttaaaagattaaaagatgTTTGTTAGATCTGGGATAAGGCTCTTTATCACAACACTTGTAATTATTGTAGTTAAAATGACAAGTCTTAAACTACTAAGCCGCCAGGTGCAAGTAACTGCTTAATTGTTATAGAGGAGTTGGTTATCTGAAGTAACcgcagcaaaaaaacaagagcacaACAGTGATAATGCAACATGGCCGTTGcccacatttatattttgttcaacttttttagagtttttcaGCCGTGTTTGCTCATGTCTCGCGCGAGAAGATTGCTTTCTCTTTGAGGTATATGAAAAATTTCACACTCCAGTGAACGCTGAATAAAACACGGCTTAGTGGAGACAGCACCCCGGGAGGCTCCCCTCTCAGCTGGCACTCATACATTATCTATATAAGCTTGTGATTTGGCACGCACGTCTCAAGTGtttgtcgtgtgtgtgtgtgtgtgtgtatttgaacACATGTGCAACTGTGTCTGAATTCCCAAATGCTAATTGCCCCCTGTGACTCAGTTTGGGTTAAGTGAAGAGTGAAGTCACTTCAcgttgcatgtgtgtgtgtgtgtgtattgtatgtgtgtgtttcactgaGTGTTCCACAGGGAGACTGTTGGCCCCGGGCTGCGTTACTCATGGCCTGTTTTGACACATGCATGTGCGCAGAGTCGGATAAACAGAGACGGGATCCTGCGCGCATGTCCTGATGGATGCGTCTTcatatggaaaaacaaaaccacctgAAGACAAATGCAGTTCTTCACAAACACAtactttgttataaaaatagGTCTATGTAGGTTATTGAATAATATGCTGTGGTTCTTAGGTGGCTCATATGCAGCAACACAAGGAGGGTGTCTGCTTCTCTCTGATCCCATATTAGTTAAACTATAATGCAGTCTTAAAGTGTTTGGATCACAACTTCCTGTGCAGCAGTGAAGCAGCATACTGCTACTGCACACTCAGTGCTCAATACAGAGggtgcacaaagaaaaaaactttcttactgatttaaaaagatGGGATGCTACAAAAAATATGAAGTGCGTTATAGGATATTTGGTTTTTATGCATATcagcaataaataaagaattttttgcagtttttataaaGGTTGTGACTGTAATTTTCTATTTCTCTTgatgtgttttacttttcaaactaCTTGTGATGTGTTTCTTTAAGTGAGAGGCCACACAACTGCATTAACAAAGCCATCAGACTTTCAaaatgaatttttgtttttcagtcttagGCCAACTTCTAAGAATTCCTGTTTCTCAGAGGTAGTGAGAGGATCATGTCACCAGATTCATTACAGAAATTACACAAGAAAtctcacagctgctgctgagggaCAAATGTTCAAACCAGAAAAGCCATATTTGACCGTGTTTGTCTTCTAAGTCTTCAGATCAAAGCCATGACGGGACAAACTGATGTGAAAATCTACAAATGTGCTTAAATGACATATTATTAAAAGATGCAGGCTTCTGACAAACATATGATTTGTGGCTTAGAACCCCTTCAGCATTTGGGAAGAtcgtaaaaaaaaactaacaaaaaatcTGATAAATGGTAAGAGCGAGAGAATTCCTTCACTCTGGGTTCATCTGCTGCTCGTGTTTTTACTTCATTATATGACAATCAGTCTGAGAGCCCCACAGCACCTCGAGGGTGGGATGGGAAGTAGAGCTCGGGTCACCTGTTTTGTTCTATTGACcgaaaaagctaaaaaaagagaaaaaagttgaGCTTCATGCTGAAATCTAATCATCTGTTGCTTTCTATTCTCTTAAACCCCAAGCTctttgtgaacatttttaaaacatttgattctcATATTTAAAACTCCTTGTAACTCCTTGTGACAACAGTTCTTCAGAGCAAAACTTTAAACCCCTGAGATAAAAATCTTCTGTTTTACACAAAAGACATTCAGTGGGTGAATATGATACGGGTGGAATTACAGTACGCACAAAGGGATGGTATCATTGTTCAGTAAACAGCAAGATTTTCtttataagataaaaaaaaatgggactGTGTTCAATTGCTTTATAATAAGAGAAACTTGAGagaagcatttcttaaaggaatgcatattctCAACCTTCAGGCATGATggagctttaaacaaagatgctgCATGATCTATTAGCACTTAATgtatgagttggggatgactctcagctactgtcacagcaaagtttagctcaatatagcTGCAAAAGTGGCTGAGATCTAATCGTCTTTCTGTTTGAACAACTGAAAGGCCTCGGGGAAATGATGCATCTGTCACTTTAAAGGTGTTAACCCAATCAAACAAGTTAGGTGAAGGACACTGATTGAGCCTCTTTACTTGATGTTTTCCCTTCAGAGGAAATGTTGATATATGACCTGGAAATGGAATAAAAGATTAAACAGAACtagaaaattagcattttctgtgaaattccAGAGTAAATGCTGAGTGCTTTTCTAAGGAATCTGAAGCTGAGGTGTTAAAGTTATGCAGAACATAACTTGAagtcaaaaacagcaaaaactgccagctaaatgctaaaaatagctaaatgctaTCTGAAAGCAAAATGTAGCAAACATTGTTACTTACAAATAGCAAAACACTAGAAAAAGTACCACAAGGCTAGTTAAAGGCTAcatgtagcaaaaggttaggtaaaagatgaaagcaaaaaaggctagctaaaaaccaCAAAGATGAAGATActaaaacaatagctaaaagctacaagacGCAAAAGGTAGGAGAAGGctatagctaaaagtagcagaagagtaggtaaaagctaaaagcagggaaaattagacaaaaacagagcaactttgaacaatgttttggaaggaattgaagagatctctgTGCATTTCTATGGGAACACATTTGTACATGTTgaagtattttaatattttgaaaaacatgaaagttacaaaaaacaaaaaaatcatagcACCTATTTCCAGGAAGAGCttaatgtttttacatgtgaaTGGCTAAACTAGGAGAAGGTATGTGCAAGTAGACAGATTGCAAACAACATCTGGAGAAATAGAAAGCAGGACAACAATGTGATTCACATCATTACCTCCACATATGGCACCACTTTGCAGGTAAACTCTCCCAGCAGCCAGGACTTGGTCAGCTCGTGGAACACCACCATGGGCAGGCAGAAGAGGATGAGCACAAAGTCCCACACAGCCAAGTTCGCCAGCAGAGAGTTGGAGATGCTCTTCATGTAGTAGTTCTGGCACACGATGCACAGGATGGCGATGTTGCCCGCGATGCCCACCAAGAAGATGACGCCCGACACGCTCGTGATCGCGTACGCGCCGAAAGTGTCGCTCGTCACCGGGTAAAAGGGGTTCTTGATCTCGCCCCCGAAGTCCTGCGAGCCCGGAGGGGTGATCGGCGTGGCGTCCCACGGGTTCTCCTCCCTGAACGTGAAAAGCTCGGACCTCCTGGTGAAGAGGTCAAAGGGCAGATCGGTGGAGGTGAGGGCCACCGGCCTAGGGATGGGTTCCCACGGGGACGCGACGCTCTTGTTCTGCCGAATTTTCCCTCTCTTCCCCGCCTTTTTCTGCCCCTCCTTTGTGCCTTTTACGTCCCCCTCCTCTGCCCACCCTCCTTCATCCTCTCGACCCATTGAAGGAGGCTTAGCCGCATTGTAGTGTCCACCTGCCGGCGTCCCCGTGCTGCTCACAGCCCCATTCATCTTCATCCTCTTATTATGGCGGCGCGTCGCGTCCCAGCGCGAGACGCCGCTGGGCTCCTCCGCGGGTGTCGCGCTCCTATTGAACTTGTTGTACCCGACTCGCCTCATTTCCCCCCCGATCATCCTCTTCCAGGGACGTGTGGAGTTGAGGGTCCCTCTGATGACAGGCAGCTCAGCAGACGAGGACGCACCTGTGGCGAAGCCCACCGGGAGCGCTCGGTCCCGGGCTTTGATCTGACGATCCTCCCGGGGCAGCCCGTGGAAAGTCCTGCTGCTGTCATCTTTGCTTTCATTATTCCTCAGGGAAAACAGCACATGTGCGTGGGCGAGGAAGACAACTAACGTCCTAGGCTGCAGAATCTGCATGATCCTAGAGATTACGCGCTTTCAGTCCTCACGAGAGTGCATCCTCACACCTTTAAGGCAGCTGATGGATCTACTCGACACCCATGATGCCGGAAACGGCGGAGAAAACACACCGCGTCTGCGAGCTCTGCAAACTTGTAAGATCCCAATGATAGTCCCTGTGCTGTTGTGCAATACCCTCCAAGAACCGTCAAACCGTCCGGATCAGAGAAGGAGCAGCAAACACACGCAGCATTTCCCCACCCTGCGCAGCATCAAGTTTCCAGCTGTGTGTTAAGGAGAGAGATCAGCTCCTCTGTGGTTCTCTGGGTTGGgtaaataacagcagcagcagcagcagcagcaggagcagcaggagcagcagcagcgccaATGCGTCGCACAGCCCCGCGATGACTGCGATGCACTGAAGTGGagaggagggaaagaaaaaaaaagaggggagggAGGCGGGAGGAGGAAAGCTTCTCTCTCAGTATCTTGcctctcctcctgctcttcCTGCTCGGTTTGGACCGTGCACTGGGAGGAAAATGGACTCCCCTGGCGGCTAACCCCGATCTGTCATCCCTCATCCATCAAGGAGCATCCAGCAGCCCCGGAGCAGAGAAGAACAGCTACagaaccccccctcccctcccctccccacgGGCAgatcagcctgccacgcccgaCAGGACGTGCTAATAAATATATTACCCAAATTTTACAGTCACTTTTACGCAGGCGGCGCTGTGACGCCCATCGTGCGAGATTTAGGCAGATGGGCgtaaaatcagattttcttaCTGAGGATGGATC
The DNA window shown above is from Kryptolebias marmoratus isolate JLee-2015 linkage group LG18, ASM164957v2, whole genome shotgun sequence and carries:
- the gpr37b gene encoding prosaposin receptor GPR37b, with protein sequence MQILQPRTLVVFLAHAHVLFSLRNNESKDDSSRTFHGLPREDRQIKARDRALPVGFATGASSSAELPVIRGTLNSTRPWKRMIGGEMRRVGYNKFNRSATPAEEPSGVSRWDATRRHNKRMKMNGAVSSTGTPAGGHYNAAKPPSMGREDEGGWAEEGDVKGTKEGQKKAGKRGKIRQNKSVASPWEPIPRPVALTSTDLPFDLFTRRSELFTFREENPWDATPITPPGSQDFGGEIKNPFYPVTSDTFGAYAITSVSGVIFLVGIAGNIAILCIVCQNYYMKSISNSLLANLAVWDFVLILFCLPMVVFHELTKSWLLGEFTCKVVPYVEVASLGVTTFTLCALCIDRFRAATNVQMYYEMIENCTSTTAKLAVIWIGALLLALPELLIRQLVTEDTGFPDEPPVERCIIRISTSLPDMLYVLGLTYEGARLWWCFGCYFCLPTLFTIGCSLVTARKIRRAEQASVRSNKKQIRLESQMNCTVVALAIVYGACVVPENICNIVSAYMAAGVPEQTMSILHLLSQLLLFCRAAVTPALLLLLCRPLGRAFLDCCCCCCCNHAPSSATASDDNEHECTTELELSPFSTIRRELSNYTPAGSNC